A region from the Mycolicibacterium litorale genome encodes:
- a CDS encoding 1-phosphofructokinase family hexose kinase, which translates to MIVTVTPNPSIDRTVALPGPLSRGAVQRVSSVTSEPGGKGVNVARVLTLAATDVLALLPAAGGDPLVTALQSSAVPFRTVAVTEPVRTNLAITEPDGTTTKLNEPGAPLDVAAAEALTRAVVDAATHASWVVMSGSLPPGLPDRWYADVVALLAPLPCRVAVDTSEAPLAALAAAFGDAAPDLIKPNAEELAGLVGGSAEQLESAVAQGDPEPVVTAARRLVARGVGAVLATLGAAGAVLVDATGAWLATPPPIVARSTVGAGDSSLAGYVRAAVGGAAPPERLRMAVAYGSAAAALPGTTLPAPAQLDLDGVTVTPVHPSVTPAQATS; encoded by the coding sequence ATGATCGTCACCGTCACGCCCAACCCCAGCATCGACCGCACCGTCGCACTGCCCGGTCCGTTGAGCCGTGGTGCGGTGCAACGGGTTTCGTCGGTGACGAGCGAACCCGGCGGTAAGGGAGTCAACGTCGCACGCGTGCTGACACTGGCGGCGACGGACGTGCTGGCACTGCTGCCGGCCGCGGGCGGCGACCCGCTGGTCACCGCGCTGCAGTCCAGCGCGGTGCCGTTCCGCACCGTCGCGGTCACCGAACCCGTGCGCACCAACCTCGCCATCACCGAACCCGACGGCACCACGACGAAACTCAACGAGCCAGGCGCACCGCTGGACGTCGCCGCCGCCGAGGCGCTGACCCGCGCGGTCGTCGACGCCGCCACGCACGCCTCGTGGGTGGTGATGTCCGGGTCGCTGCCACCCGGGCTGCCCGACAGGTGGTACGCCGACGTCGTCGCGCTCCTGGCACCGCTGCCGTGCCGCGTCGCGGTCGACACCTCCGAGGCCCCGCTCGCCGCGCTCGCCGCGGCGTTCGGAGACGCCGCGCCGGATCTGATCAAACCGAACGCCGAGGAACTCGCGGGCCTGGTGGGCGGATCCGCCGAACAGCTCGAATCCGCGGTAGCACAAGGCGATCCAGAGCCTGTGGTGACCGCCGCCCGCCGGCTCGTCGCCCGCGGCGTCGGCGCGGTGCTGGCGACGCTCGGCGCGGCGGGAGCCGTCCTGGTCGACGCCACCGGAGCGTGGCTGGCCACCCCGCCGCCCATCGTGGCACGCAGCACGGTCGGCGCCGGCGACTCGTCGCTGGCCGGCTACGTCCGCGCAGCGGTCGGCGGCGCGGCACCACCTGAACGCCTCCGCATGGCGGTGGCGTACGGTTCGGCCGCCGCGGCCCTGCCCGGCACCACCCTGCCCGCCCCGGCGCAACTCGACCTCGACGGCGTCACCGTCACCCCCGTCCACCCGTCGGTCACGCCGGCGCAGGCCACCTCCTAG
- a CDS encoding PPE domain-containing protein: protein MSGDEVRVEPADLRARANALDQEITDESTRPTAPCGFPFVTASAAGIAAGSDTLRSHLVSGNREAERLAAVLNEAADVYQQIDNRAAQALEYPDSPRSVEPVAVNPTLPPSVPAIEFPSTVASMPGGVTDAEFLDVKAAAQTIHSGDPGPMRTYGEQAKKFAQKLREHAEDFNLDGVNWDGTAAESAGTAVRAHKEWLGKLAESYEFLGDEAIDMADAHVKAAAAHPTVADVEAVEERLQDAARAGDKEAFAAASLDYLALQRKSEEVRTSYSADVAGKSLPKVPDPPPGAVPVPPISSNGDPRKGKNKPTGEDEPGQPGPGEGAGGAGGGGGGQPGGQPGGQPSASGMRAEPVGAQTAPQPAAASAGGGAPSGGGSPAGGGGAPAAGGAPGGGLPGGLPGGLPGGLPGGGPEGMPPLEDPALKPASAGGGAGGGAGGGAGGGGGGVPPAPLQPAVGADSVAPGPAGAARGGAVPAAGAAGPMGAMGGMGGMPMGGHGAGRGQGGGERKRTPGLSPDEDLYTEDRPWTESVIGHRPAKPPKEGKDSK, encoded by the coding sequence ATGTCGGGGGACGAAGTCCGGGTCGAGCCGGCGGATCTGCGTGCGCGTGCGAACGCGCTGGACCAGGAGATCACCGACGAGTCGACCCGGCCAACGGCACCGTGCGGATTCCCGTTCGTGACGGCGTCCGCCGCCGGTATCGCGGCGGGCTCCGACACGCTGCGAAGCCATCTCGTCTCGGGGAACCGCGAGGCCGAGCGGCTCGCCGCCGTGCTGAACGAGGCCGCCGACGTCTACCAGCAGATCGACAACCGGGCGGCGCAGGCGCTGGAGTATCCCGACAGCCCCCGGTCGGTGGAGCCGGTCGCGGTCAACCCGACACTGCCGCCGTCCGTCCCGGCGATCGAGTTCCCGTCGACGGTCGCCTCGATGCCGGGCGGCGTCACCGACGCCGAGTTCCTGGACGTCAAGGCGGCCGCGCAGACCATCCACTCCGGCGATCCGGGCCCGATGCGGACCTACGGCGAACAGGCGAAGAAGTTCGCCCAGAAGCTGCGGGAGCACGCCGAGGACTTCAACCTCGACGGCGTCAACTGGGACGGCACCGCCGCCGAGAGCGCAGGCACCGCGGTCCGCGCGCACAAAGAGTGGCTGGGCAAGCTCGCCGAGAGTTACGAATTCCTCGGCGACGAAGCCATCGACATGGCCGATGCGCACGTGAAGGCGGCCGCCGCGCACCCGACGGTCGCCGATGTCGAGGCGGTCGAGGAGCGGCTGCAGGACGCCGCCCGGGCCGGCGACAAGGAGGCGTTCGCCGCCGCGTCGCTGGATTATCTTGCGCTTCAGCGAAAATCGGAGGAGGTACGGACCTCCTACAGCGCGGACGTCGCAGGCAAGAGCTTGCCGAAGGTGCCCGACCCACCTCCTGGCGCAGTGCCGGTGCCGCCCATCAGCAGCAACGGCGATCCCCGCAAGGGGAAGAACAAGCCGACCGGCGAAGACGAACCAGGCCAGCCCGGTCCGGGTGAGGGTGCCGGCGGCGCTGGTGGCGGTGGCGGCGGCCAGCCGGGCGGTCAGCCCGGTGGCCAGCCGTCGGCCTCGGGCATGCGCGCCGAACCCGTCGGCGCACAGACTGCACCGCAGCCCGCGGCGGCATCGGCCGGTGGCGGTGCACCGTCGGGTGGCGGTTCTCCGGCCGGTGGTGGAGGCGCGCCGGCCGCAGGCGGGGCACCCGGCGGCGGTCTACCGGGTGGGTTGCCGGGCGGTCTGCCCGGCGGGCTGCCCGGTGGCGGTCCGGAAGGGATGCCGCCGCTGGAGGATCCGGCCCTCAAACCGGCCTCGGCAGGCGGAGGCGCAGGCGGCGGCGCCGGGGGAGGCGCGGGCGGCGGTGGCGGTGGCGTCCCGCCCGCACCGCTGCAGCCCGCGGTGGGCGCCGATTCCGTCGCCCCCGGCCCGGCCGGTGCCGCACGCGGAGGTGCCGTCCCGGCGGCCGGCGCGGCGGGCCCCATGGGTGCGATGGGCGGTATGGGCGGTATGCCGATGGGCGGACACGGCGCCGGCCGCGGTCAAGGCGGCGGCGAGCGCAAACGCACTCCCGGCCTGTCGCCCGACGAGGATCTTTACACCGAGGACCGGCCGTGGACGGAGTCGGTCATCGGTCACCGCCCTGCCAAGCCGCCGAAGGAAGGTAAGGACTCGAAGTGA
- the eccE gene encoding type VII secretion protein EccE, whose product MKTLAAQFGLRFTTGHLIWAAVLIPACTAISAPLHLLWVGITVSVLIALTAVVTVRGRRLTGWVAALFSWRRRHRSTPPAPSEPAVGSTVMPGDHVAVRWQGDHLMSAIELVPRPFTPTVVVNGQSFTDDVLDTALVEQLIAAHCPELEADVVAAGYRVGKTAPASLVALYEQVVGPYPAPASRRTWIVLRADPEQTRKPAQRRDTGVAGLARYLVASTTRLADQLASNGIDARPSRSFDDFDRATEVSFERETWSAIKGRSTFTAAYSAPGGPDVWWSARADHTITRMRIRPGSAPTTTVLLTTLANPSTPRGFSCLFGGQRAALQGISPVTDKHYELPIGSAGILIGETADRYPVYMPFDDVDVSINLGDARLFTQFVVRSAAAGAVVTLGPQFQEFAGFVNGRIGREAKLSWPNATTYLSPHPGVGRVILRHNFIDTPRHRQLPIRLINPREESRYQMALEQ is encoded by the coding sequence ATGAAGACGCTCGCCGCGCAGTTCGGCCTGCGCTTCACCACCGGCCACCTGATCTGGGCGGCGGTGCTGATCCCGGCGTGCACAGCGATCTCCGCGCCACTGCACCTGCTCTGGGTCGGCATCACCGTGTCGGTGCTGATCGCGCTGACCGCGGTCGTGACGGTCCGCGGCCGCCGGCTGACCGGCTGGGTGGCGGCGCTGTTCTCGTGGCGGCGCAGGCACCGCAGCACGCCGCCCGCGCCGTCGGAACCCGCGGTCGGTTCCACCGTGATGCCGGGCGACCATGTCGCGGTGCGCTGGCAGGGGGACCACCTCATGTCGGCGATCGAACTGGTGCCGCGCCCGTTCACCCCCACCGTCGTGGTCAACGGGCAGTCGTTCACCGACGACGTCCTCGACACCGCACTGGTCGAGCAGCTGATCGCCGCGCACTGCCCCGAACTCGAAGCCGACGTGGTGGCAGCGGGATACCGGGTGGGCAAGACGGCGCCGGCGAGCCTGGTGGCCCTCTACGAGCAGGTGGTCGGGCCGTATCCGGCACCGGCCAGCCGCCGGACGTGGATCGTGCTGAGGGCCGATCCCGAGCAGACGCGTAAACCCGCCCAGCGCAGGGACACCGGGGTGGCGGGCCTGGCCCGCTACCTCGTGGCCTCGACGACCCGGCTGGCAGACCAGCTGGCGAGCAACGGAATCGACGCCCGCCCGAGCCGCAGCTTCGACGACTTCGACCGGGCGACCGAGGTCAGCTTCGAACGGGAGACGTGGTCGGCGATCAAGGGCCGCAGCACCTTCACCGCGGCGTACAGCGCACCCGGTGGGCCGGACGTGTGGTGGTCGGCGCGCGCCGACCACACCATCACCCGCATGCGGATCCGCCCGGGATCGGCGCCCACCACCACCGTGTTGCTCACCACCCTGGCGAATCCATCGACCCCACGCGGCTTTTCGTGCCTGTTCGGCGGTCAGCGCGCCGCCCTACAGGGGATCAGCCCGGTGACGGACAAGCACTACGAGCTGCCGATCGGCTCGGCGGGAATCCTGATCGGTGAGACCGCCGACCGGTATCCGGTGTACATGCCTTTCGACGACGTCGACGTCAGCATCAACCTCGGCGATGCCCGGCTGTTCACCCAGTTCGTGGTCCGGTCGGCGGCGGCCGGGGCCGTGGTGACGCTCGGTCCGCAGTTCCAGGAGTTCGCCGGATTCGTCAACGGGCGCATCGGCCGGGAGGCCAAGCTGTCGTGGCCGAACGCCACGACCTACCTGAGCCCGCATCCCGGGGTCGGCCGGGTGATCCTGCGGCACAACTTCATCGACACCCCGCGCCACCGGCAGCTGCCGATCCGGCTGATCAATCCGCGCGAGGAAAGTCGCTACCAGATGGCTCTCGAGCAGTGA
- a CDS encoding HPr family phosphocarrier protein: protein MPARTVTVGSAIGLHARPAAIIAEAVVNAGVPVTLSVAGGEPVDAGSALMIMTLGAGNGTEVTVSSDDEAALDTVAGLVEQDLDA, encoded by the coding sequence ATGCCCGCACGTACCGTCACCGTCGGCTCGGCCATCGGCCTGCACGCCCGCCCCGCCGCGATCATCGCCGAGGCCGTCGTCAACGCCGGCGTCCCCGTCACCCTCTCGGTCGCCGGCGGTGAGCCCGTCGACGCCGGCTCGGCACTGATGATCATGACGCTGGGCGCCGGTAACGGCACGGAGGTGACCGTCTCGTCCGACGACGAAGCCGCCCTCGACACCGTCGCCGGCCTCGTCGAACAGGATCTCGACGCCTGA
- the mycP gene encoding type VII secretion-associated serine protease mycosin has translation MDVVLVALGLALVSAPPVGAIEPPSIDPAALPPDQTGPDSPTEQRRVCSAPTVLPNSNFADKPWPNSYLQLAEAQKFATGAGVTVAVIDTGVNGSPRVPAEPGGDFVDQAGNGMSDCDSHGTLTASIIAGRGAPTDGFIGVAPNARVLSLRQTSEAFQPVGARQDPNDPNTTQTAGSLRSLARAVVHAANLGAQVINISEAACYKITRPIDEVGLGAAINYAVNVKNAVVVVAAGNTGQDCTQNPPPDPAIPTDPRGWRQVQTIVSPAWYSPLVLTVGSINDNGQPSNFSMSGPWVGAAAPGANITALGYDGQPVNALQGQDGPIPIGGTSFSAAYVSGLAALLKERFPDLTPAQIMNRITATARHPGGGVDNYVGAGVIDPVAALTWEVPEGPADIPYRVKQLPAPVYVPPPDRGPITWVVVIAGGLALVLGIAALTRRALRRR, from the coding sequence ATGGACGTGGTCCTGGTGGCGTTGGGGTTGGCGCTGGTCAGCGCACCGCCGGTAGGGGCGATCGAACCGCCGAGCATCGACCCGGCCGCGCTCCCGCCCGACCAGACCGGACCCGATTCGCCGACGGAGCAGCGCCGGGTCTGCTCGGCTCCGACCGTGCTGCCCAACTCGAACTTTGCCGACAAGCCGTGGCCCAACTCCTACCTCCAGTTGGCCGAGGCGCAGAAGTTCGCCACCGGAGCCGGTGTCACCGTCGCCGTCATCGACACCGGGGTGAACGGCTCGCCGCGGGTGCCCGCCGAACCGGGCGGCGACTTCGTCGACCAGGCCGGCAACGGGATGTCCGACTGCGACTCGCACGGGACGTTGACGGCGTCGATCATCGCCGGCCGCGGAGCACCCACCGACGGGTTCATCGGTGTCGCGCCGAACGCCCGCGTGCTGTCGCTGCGCCAGACCTCCGAGGCCTTCCAGCCCGTCGGCGCCCGCCAGGACCCCAACGACCCGAACACCACCCAGACCGCCGGGTCGCTGCGCAGTCTCGCCCGTGCCGTCGTGCACGCCGCGAACCTGGGCGCGCAGGTGATCAACATCAGTGAGGCCGCCTGCTACAAGATCACCCGCCCGATCGACGAGGTCGGCCTCGGCGCCGCGATCAACTACGCCGTCAACGTCAAGAACGCCGTCGTCGTGGTGGCGGCGGGCAACACCGGGCAGGACTGCACGCAGAACCCGCCGCCGGACCCCGCGATCCCCACCGATCCGCGCGGCTGGCGCCAGGTGCAGACGATCGTCAGCCCCGCCTGGTACTCACCGCTGGTCCTGACCGTCGGCAGCATCAACGACAACGGTCAGCCGAGTAACTTCTCGATGTCCGGACCGTGGGTGGGTGCGGCCGCCCCCGGAGCGAACATCACGGCGCTCGGGTACGACGGTCAGCCGGTCAACGCGCTGCAGGGCCAGGACGGCCCCATCCCGATCGGCGGCACCTCGTTCTCCGCAGCGTATGTGTCGGGGTTGGCCGCGCTGCTCAAGGAGCGCTTCCCCGACCTGACGCCCGCCCAGATCATGAACCGCATCACCGCGACCGCTCGTCATCCCGGCGGCGGCGTCGACAACTACGTCGGCGCGGGGGTGATCGACCCGGTCGCCGCGCTGACCTGGGAGGTGCCCGAGGGCCCGGCCGACATCCCCTACCGCGTCAAGCAGCTGCCCGCGCCGGTGTACGTGCCGCCGCCCGACCGCGGCCCGATCACCTGGGTCGTCGTGATCGCGGGCGGCCTGGCCCTCGTGCTCGGTATCGCTGCGTTGACGCGCCGGGCGTTGAGGCGGCGATGA
- a CDS encoding PTS fructose transporter subunit IIABC, whose amino-acid sequence MSTPAAAPIITTDLVALDTDAGGDKSAVIGHLARRLADAGRASDADGLAGAAMAREAQSATGLPGGIAIPHCRSPYVDTATIGFARLKPGVDFGAPDGPADLVFLIAAPDSGGAEHMKLLSSLARALVRKEFVASLRAAATPAEVVSLVEEVVNPQAAPPAAAAAPAAPEPARQRSLVAVTACPTGIAHTYMAADSLVAAAKKAGVALHVETQGSSGSTPLSVATIDEADAVIFATDVGVKDRQRFAGKPVIASGVKRAINEPDKMVADALAAADNPDAARVEGAAGAPSSGGAPSGDVGWGTRTRQILLTGVSYMIPFVAAGGLLIALGFLFAGYDIANTPEGQTDSLGKIIATTNSLTDLPSGGLIQYLGAVLFTIGNLAFFFLVPALAGYIAFAIADRPGIAPGFVAGYIATTVGAGFIGGIVGGLIAGFAALWISRIGVPQWARGLMPVVIIPLFASLVVGLLMFLLLGRPLAWVTTSLTSWLNGLSGSSVIVLGIILGLMMCFDLGGPVNKAAYAFATTGLNVADPASLRIMAAVMAAGMVPPLAMALASTVRPGLFTEPERENGRAAWLLGASFISEGAIPFAAADPLRVIPSMMFGGAITGGLVMAFDVTSKAPHGGIFVFFAIGNLVWFLVALAVGTAAAAAAVVAAKQFAKPGVPADRTPALANA is encoded by the coding sequence ATGTCCACACCCGCCGCAGCACCGATCATCACCACCGACCTGGTGGCGCTCGACACCGACGCCGGAGGCGACAAGTCCGCCGTCATCGGCCACCTCGCCCGCCGGCTCGCCGACGCGGGCCGCGCCTCCGACGCCGACGGTCTGGCCGGCGCGGCGATGGCCCGCGAGGCCCAGTCCGCGACCGGACTGCCCGGCGGTATCGCGATCCCGCACTGCCGCTCGCCCTATGTCGACACCGCCACCATCGGTTTCGCCCGCCTGAAACCCGGAGTCGACTTCGGGGCCCCCGACGGGCCCGCGGACCTGGTGTTCCTGATCGCCGCACCGGACTCCGGCGGCGCCGAGCACATGAAGCTGCTGTCCAGCCTCGCCCGGGCTCTGGTGCGCAAGGAGTTCGTCGCCTCGCTGCGGGCGGCCGCGACACCGGCCGAGGTGGTGTCGCTGGTCGAGGAGGTGGTCAACCCCCAGGCCGCGCCGCCCGCAGCCGCCGCCGCGCCGGCCGCCCCGGAACCGGCCAGGCAGCGCTCCCTCGTCGCGGTGACCGCCTGCCCGACCGGCATCGCCCACACCTACATGGCGGCCGACTCGCTGGTGGCCGCCGCGAAGAAGGCGGGCGTCGCCCTGCACGTGGAGACGCAGGGTTCGTCGGGCAGCACCCCGCTGTCCGTGGCGACGATCGACGAAGCCGACGCCGTCATCTTCGCCACCGACGTCGGGGTGAAGGACCGGCAGCGTTTCGCCGGTAAACCCGTGATCGCCTCCGGTGTGAAGCGCGCGATCAACGAACCCGACAAGATGGTCGCCGACGCGCTGGCCGCCGCCGACAACCCGGACGCCGCCCGCGTCGAGGGTGCCGCCGGCGCACCCTCGTCGGGCGGCGCGCCGTCGGGTGACGTCGGGTGGGGCACCCGCACCCGGCAGATCCTGCTGACCGGCGTCAGCTACATGATCCCGTTCGTGGCGGCGGGTGGTCTGCTGATCGCGCTCGGCTTCCTGTTCGCGGGTTACGACATCGCCAATACGCCCGAGGGGCAGACCGATTCGCTCGGCAAGATCATCGCGACCACCAACTCGCTGACCGACCTGCCGTCGGGCGGGCTGATCCAGTACCTCGGCGCGGTGCTGTTCACGATCGGCAACCTGGCGTTCTTCTTCCTGGTGCCGGCGCTGGCCGGATACATCGCGTTCGCGATCGCCGACCGGCCAGGGATCGCACCAGGTTTCGTCGCCGGCTACATCGCCACCACCGTGGGCGCGGGATTCATCGGCGGCATCGTCGGCGGGCTGATCGCCGGCTTCGCGGCGCTGTGGATCAGCCGGATCGGAGTGCCGCAGTGGGCCCGCGGGCTGATGCCGGTGGTGATCATCCCGCTGTTCGCCTCTTTGGTCGTCGGGCTGCTGATGTTCCTGCTGCTGGGCCGGCCGCTGGCCTGGGTCACCACCAGCCTCACCAGCTGGCTCAACGGTCTGTCCGGCAGTTCGGTCATCGTGCTCGGCATCATCCTCGGCCTGATGATGTGCTTCGACCTCGGTGGTCCGGTCAACAAGGCGGCGTACGCGTTCGCCACCACCGGGCTCAACGTCGCCGACCCCGCGTCGCTGCGCATCATGGCCGCGGTGATGGCCGCGGGCATGGTGCCGCCGCTGGCGATGGCGCTCGCCTCCACCGTGCGGCCCGGGCTCTTCACCGAACCCGAACGCGAGAACGGCCGCGCCGCATGGCTGCTCGGGGCATCGTTCATCTCCGAGGGGGCGATCCCGTTCGCGGCGGCCGACCCGCTGCGCGTCATCCCGTCGATGATGTTCGGCGGTGCCATCACGGGCGGGCTGGTGATGGCCTTCGACGTGACGTCCAAGGCACCGCACGGCGGCATCTTCGTGTTCTTCGCGATCGGCAACCTGGTGTGGTTCCTGGTGGCGCTCGCGGTGGGCACGGCGGCCGCCGCCGCCGCGGTGGTCGCGGCCAAACAGTTCGCCAAACCCGGTGTGCCCGCCGACCGGACGCCCGCACTCGCCAACGCCTGA
- a CDS encoding DeoR/GlpR family DNA-binding transcription regulator — translation MYAEERQQAIASLVMQKGRASVAELADAYDVTTETVRRDLAILDRAGLVRRVHGGAVPSRALHLVEAGVNERDATRADHKDRIAAAALDHLPAGGASVLIDAGTTTARIAAQLPTDRELVVVTNAVPVAARLAGVPSVRLQLLGGRVRGLTQAAVGEQALAVLRDLRVDVAFMGTNGISPRHGLSTPDSEEAAVKRAMVRAANYVVVAADSSKVGREEFVSFAPLDSVDTLVTDDEIDEADRDRLTEHGVEVVVA, via the coding sequence ATGTACGCCGAAGAACGGCAGCAGGCCATCGCCTCCCTGGTGATGCAGAAGGGGCGCGCGTCGGTGGCCGAACTGGCCGACGCCTACGACGTCACGACCGAAACCGTTCGCCGCGATCTGGCGATCCTCGACCGCGCCGGGCTGGTGCGCCGCGTCCACGGCGGCGCCGTTCCCTCCCGCGCACTGCACCTCGTCGAGGCGGGCGTCAACGAACGCGACGCCACCCGGGCCGACCACAAGGACAGGATCGCCGCCGCGGCGCTCGACCACCTTCCCGCCGGCGGCGCCAGCGTGCTCATCGATGCCGGCACCACCACGGCCAGGATCGCCGCGCAACTGCCCACCGACCGGGAGCTGGTCGTGGTGACCAACGCGGTGCCCGTCGCCGCGCGTCTGGCGGGAGTGCCGTCGGTGCGGCTGCAGCTGCTCGGCGGCCGGGTGCGGGGACTGACGCAGGCCGCGGTGGGCGAGCAGGCGCTGGCGGTCCTGCGTGACCTGCGGGTCGACGTCGCGTTCATGGGCACCAACGGCATCAGCCCGCGGCACGGTCTGTCCACCCCCGACAGTGAGGAGGCCGCCGTCAAACGGGCGATGGTGCGGGCGGCGAACTACGTCGTCGTCGCCGCCGACTCGTCGAAGGTCGGACGCGAGGAGTTCGTCAGCTTCGCGCCCCTCGACAGCGTCGACACCCTGGTCACCGACGACGAGATCGACGAGGCCGACCGCGACCGGTTGACCGAGCACGGCGTCGAGGTGGTGGTGGCATGA
- a CDS encoding YbaB/EbfC family nucleoid-associated protein, producing MHPQVAAVLAQAQQLQSIMDEQLYKMNNQTFTASDETETVAVTLDGHQHLTGVHIEEGLLREGAHVVEHRLNEALQNAAEAAAAAIEADRERIDAQVAQLTESWQH from the coding sequence ATGCACCCCCAGGTGGCGGCGGTGCTCGCACAGGCGCAGCAGCTGCAGTCGATCATGGACGAGCAGCTGTACAAGATGAACAACCAGACGTTCACCGCATCCGACGAGACCGAGACCGTGGCGGTCACCCTGGACGGTCATCAGCATCTGACCGGTGTCCACATCGAGGAAGGTCTGCTTCGTGAGGGCGCCCACGTCGTCGAGCACCGGCTGAACGAGGCTTTGCAGAACGCCGCCGAGGCGGCTGCCGCCGCGATCGAGGCCGACCGGGAGCGGATCGACGCGCAAGTCGCGCAGCTGACCGAATCCTGGCAGCACTAG
- a CDS encoding type VII secretion target: MGDVVLQVNSAVLIAAGTGFGQAGTGVADLRADAPLGDAAAAVSLLQTASACRQARSDIAALTAAVADAVSDYAEKLHAAAARYDAGDQAGRDAIARVDLP; the protein is encoded by the coding sequence GTGGGCGACGTTGTGCTGCAGGTGAATTCGGCTGTGCTCATAGCCGCGGGCACGGGGTTCGGGCAAGCCGGTACGGGCGTCGCGGACCTGAGGGCCGATGCGCCGCTGGGCGATGCGGCCGCCGCCGTCTCCCTGCTGCAGACGGCGTCGGCGTGCCGGCAGGCGCGAAGTGACATCGCCGCACTGACGGCCGCGGTGGCCGACGCGGTCTCCGACTACGCCGAGAAGCTGCACGCGGCCGCCGCCCGCTACGACGCAGGCGACCAGGCCGGGCGCGACGCCATCGCGAGGGTCGATCTGCCCTGA